The window GTCAGGCGATCGCGCAGGGCGTTAAGTTTGGTATAGAAATTCAGGTTGAGAACGACGAAGGCCGTTTTGACTCGAAAGTCAAGGGAAGATTATTAAACTTATCGAAGGTTGAAGACTTACTGCAAAAAGCGTTTAAGGACAAAGCGAAGCTAGATGTTACGGCTGATTGCGGTGGCAAACGCCGAGTTTCTAAAGCGGGAGATATATTCACCTGTAAAGTTACCGATAAACAGGGTCAAGTCCGTAATGCTCAAGTCACGGTGAAGGATGAACAAGGAAATTTTAATGTCAAGATTGAGGGCTTATAAAGAAGCGAAGTCGGGACGTAAAGAGTTTGTAAACCCTTAATTTTCTCTTAAAAGAGAAGGCATACTAGGTTAAGACTATCAGAATCGCCAATAGCGATTTTAGGGATAGTCATGAGAAGTGAGCCATGTCCAAATTTAGATGAGACAATAAGTTTGCTCCTAATTCTCTTACTTCATCTGTTCTGAAATAGGAAGGTAAAAAAGGTCAAGCATGAACATCAAAACTTTTGCTATTATTGCAATTTTAGGTCTTGCTGCACCTGCAATTACAGACCTAGTCATTAATAATCAAGCTCATGCCGAGGAGCCGCAATTAACAGAGCCATTAGGCGGATTTAGTGATGGTCTTTGGACGGTATCCCTATGGCAGGAAAATAATTTGTACAACTACAGTGTTAAGAACCATCAGACAGGGGCTACTCTTTTCTTATCAAGCCCTGAACAATCAATTGATGGCGATAATCGTATTTATACTTGGCGTTATAATTCTACGGATTATCAAGTCTCATGGCAACCGAGCAATCCTCGTATGATTAATTTGCAAGTCATTGGTCCGAATGGCAAGCAAGTTTTGAATCGTGTACTTCCTAAAAGATTTAACTAAATTCTTCTTCTTAGAAATCCGGATAACTTTTATCCCTTCATTGCTCCATTCTCCTGATAAATATCTGGCTACTTAGGCCAGATATTTTTACCATGTTTGAAGAAGTTCCTGCTTGGATTGTCGGCCTATCGGGGAATGTGATCGAATGAACGAACTGTCAAAAAACCTAGGGTCTAAATCCGGAGGAAATACCACAATATCCATTCCCGAACTCAGTCCCATACGATGTAGCGCAATAGCATCAACCAAAGGATAGAAAGTAATAGGAATCCAGCCGCCATTATCAAAATAGACCACGACTCGGCTGGTTGTCTGCTCTTGTCGGGGTAGTGGAACCTGCCAGGGGGAATCCACACTCAATAAACCTTTTCTACGAAACAGAGTTACTTACCTTTATGGCTCTAAAGCCCTAGTCACTACCTCTACCTTTGGGGGTATGTCCGAGGATTAAACCACGAACTATTAAGTCAAGTGTCCCGCTTGATTGTTGCTAGTGCAAGAAGGCAGAAAAAAGAAGGCAGAAAAAAGAAGGCAGAAAAAAGAAGGTAAGAACGCTTGTATACTAAGCTTTTTAACCTTTTTGGACTGGTGGGTTATTTCTGCCGCGCTGCACTAGCCATTGTCCAAATCCCTTGGTCAATAAATTCCAATAAAATTTGTTGATGAGGAGTTCCGATAGGACGTACCTGATCCGCCTTTTGAGAGTAGCAATGACCCGCTTTAATCTGTTCGGGGGTTAATAAACCCATATCCCAGCCTTCTTTGAGTACCAATTGCTCTACTTCCACGGTTAGGGGGGCATGAAAAACATGGCGAATCACTTTGGCATCCGAATAGCAGCCGAACTTGGATACCCAGGGTGGGGTATAGCTAATTTCTTCCCAAAGTTCCCGTTTTACTGCGGCTTCAGGTGTCTCGCCCGGATCGAGATGACCTCCAAAAAAGCCCCAATGTCCCGGATAGAAGATGCCAGGAATGTTATCTCGTAGTTGCATCAGAAATCGATCCGAGGAGTAGAGAATCGCGATCGCCACTTCAACGGGCTGACTATTATCCATCATCCTTCATCCTTTCGGGGTTGTTCGGGTTGGCTGGCTTTTCGATTCAACAACTGCTTTTGTTGAACATAAACTTCGCCTAGCTCTTGCATACCAATGGGAATGCTTTGAAACTGCACTTTACCCTTAATTGAGACTTGATCACCAACGTTGGGCAGAGTTTGGTTGGTGAACACCCAAATTGTGCCAGTTGTATCCTTGAGTTGGTAAGCACCAGAACTTAAAAGCGGTGCACGATTAGTCACTTGACCCTGAAGATACACAAGGGTGTCAACATTAGGATTTTGGGGAATATCACTGATTTTAGTAGGATTCCCCCCCATATTGCCCCAATTGAAGCTACCCAATCCCAGGAAATCGGAGTGATTACAGCCAACCAACCCTATCCCCAAAACTAAACAGCACAAAGGGAAAAGGTAAACTCTGCGTGACAGTGGCTTGCACCCCCCCCAAAGGGAAGAGGGGGAGGATTTGCTGATTGCCTTTTTAGAGGGCATCGGCTTAATTTTTACGAGCATCAGCGCCATAGGTTTCATAAACATTATTTCCCGGCTTTTGCCTTTGCACGATACATGAGTTAATCGTTGTTAATAGATGAGCGAAATCTGCGAAACTGTTATGGTTTATGGTTGACCTGCTCAAACAAGCAGATACTCAAGTTCCACAGAAAACGCTCTGACAATTGCGATGGACTCAACCTACGCCCACATACTAGATGGTAAAGCTCTTGCTCAACGAATTCAGGCTCAGATCTCTGAAGAGGTCGCTCAGCTACTCTCAACCTTCGGGCGTCCTCCAGGATTAGCCGTGTTGATGGTTGGTGACAACCCGGCTAGCGCCGCCTACGTGCGGGGGAAAGAGCGTGCTTGCGCTAAGGCAGGGATTGCGTCTTTCGGGCATCATTTCCCAGAAAACACGTCCCAAACCGAACTAGAGCAAACCATTGAAGCCCTGAATCAAGATGAGCGCGTCGATGGCATTCTTGTCCAACTGCCTTTACCCGATCATTTAAATGCTGTTTCATTACTTCACCAAATTAATCCGGATAAAGACGTGGATGGACTGCATCCAGTTAGCCTAGGGCGTTTGGTACGGGGAGAGTCTGGATTGCGAAGTTGCACGCCAGCCGGGGTGATGCGTCTGTTACGGGAGTACCAAATTGAGGTTAAGGGCAAACAGGCTGTTGTGGTCGGACGCAGTATTTTGGTGGGTAAACCGATGTCGCTGATGCTGCTAGAAGCCGATGCGACGGTGACGATTGCCCATTCGCGAACCGAAAACCTCAAGGAACTTACGCGCAGTGCGGACATTCTGATTGCAGCCATCGGACGCACCCAATTCATCACGGCTGACATGGTCAAACCTCAATCCGTGGTGATTGATGTTGGGATTAATCGCGTCTCTGATTCCAGTGGTCAATCCCGTCTAGTCGGCGATGTTCATTTTGACACGGTTCGGGAGATTGCCCAATCTATTACCCCCGTACCGGGGGGTGTTGGTGCGATGACCGTTGCTATGTTATTACACAATACTGTACTCAGCTATAAACGATCGCAATCATAACGACGCCAACGCCCCGTAGAATTGTTAAAACAGTGACAAAAAATCAAGGAATGAAGGCATGGTAGCGACGGAAGGGCGACCTGCCCCCAAAGGGGAATCCCTCACTTTTGACTTATCAACGTACTTAAAGCAACGGCAAGCTCAAGTAGAGGCGGCGCTAGACCGTTCTCTTCCCCTCACCTATCCCGAAAAGATTTATGAGGCTATGCGCTATTCCCTGTTAGCAGGGGGTAAACGCTTGCGTCCGATACTTTGTCTTGCCACTTGTGAGCTAGTCGGTGGCACGCTGGAGATGGCAATGCCAACAGCCTGTGCCCTGGAAATGATTCACACCATGTCGTTGATTCATGATGACCTCCCGGCAATGGATAACGATGACTACCGCCGGGGCAAGCTGACGAATCACAAAGTCTACGGTGATGACATCGCCATTCTGGCAGGAGATGGCTTACTCGCCTATGCTTTTGAGTATGTTGCCACTCAAACCCAGAATGTCCCAGCGCACCAAGTGTTGCAGGTGGTTGCCCGCTTAGGTCGGGCAGTGGGGGCAGCCGGATTGGTGGGCGGTCAAGTGGTTGACCTAGAATCGGAAGGGAACTCAGATATTCAGGAGGAAACCCTGACTTTTATTCACACTCACAAAACCGGGGCTTTGTTAGAAGCCTGTGTGGTTTGTGGTGGAATCTTAGGGGGGGTAACTGATGAGGAAATTGAGCGACTCTCTCGTTATGCCAAAAATATCGGCTTAGCCTTTCAGATTGTTGATGATATCTTGGATATCACCGCCACTCAGGAGGAACTGGGAAAAACAGCGGGGAAAGACCTCCTCGCGCAAAAGGCGACTTATCCCAGCCTTTGGGGAATTGAGGCATCCAAAACCAAAGCTCAACAACTGATAGATGCAGCCAAAGCCGAATTGGAATTGTTTGGTGAGAAGGCTCAACCGCTTTTGGCAATCGCCGATTTCATTACAACGCGCACTCACTAAGGAAAGGATGAAGTTTTAAGGATGAAGTGTGAAACAATGGTTAGTTCTTCACTGAGCTAGGGGGTTAATCCAATTCTGCTGATTCTCTGGTTCCATCTTTCCTTCTTCATCCTTTCTCTTTCAGCCTTTCTTCTCAATCTTTGTAATCCTGATTATTCTCTCATTTGCCCGTAAAACACTATGCAGGACTTTGGCAACATCCTAAACAACCAGGTGCTGCTGGTTGCGATCATTGCTTGTTTAGTTGCACAACTTTGTAAGCTTTTGGTTGAACTCACCAAAAATCGTAAACTTAATCTTCGCGATTTGGTAACCACTGGCGGTATGCCCAGCGCTCACTCAGCATTTGTTGCCGCCCTAGCCGCAGGTGTGGGACAAACGATGGGATGGGACTCTCCGGATTTTGCGATCGCTACAATTTTTGCTGTAATCGTCATGTATGATGCCGCTGGTGTTCGTCAGGCGGCTGGTAAGCAAGCACGTATTCTCAACCAAATCATTGATGAGATATTTACTGAAGGCAAAGACTTCAACGAAGACCGACTCAAGGAATTACTCGGACATACCCCTTTTCAGGTCATTGTTGGACTGCTGTTGGGCATCGCGATTTCCTGTTTAGCGGCTCCTGCTTATTAAGCTGATTAAGCAGCTCCTCTTTACCTAGATCGGGTAGAACAAGCGCTTTGGGTGGAATCTAACTCACTAAACTCAATGGCTCAGAAAGGTTTTAGGGTTTTGAGGGGAATAGAGAAGTTGTGGCTTTCGGGTCACCATGAGTTACAACAGCATTGGCTTCTTGCACAGCCGCTTGAGTCGGTGTCCGACGCTGATTACCGTTCTTCAAAACCTCAATAACCAAGGTTTTTTGTGTGGGAGTTAGCTTATCCAGCCAACATTGTACCCATTCTTCTTGCAGAATATTGTTAGAAGCAGTAAGCATATCGGCCTTTAGTTAGAGTTCTTCTACTCCCCAGTTTATAAAAAAAATCTTAAAAAGATGGTAAGCCCCAGCACATGGTTAATTAAAGTTTGACTTAAAAGTTCACCACGGGTCGGAGTAGGGTGACTCGGCGGCTATCAACAACCATGCTCAAAAATCCGCGATCGCTCAATCTTCGCAAAGTCGAGTTCGCCTTGCTCTGATCGTTTGTGTACACCACGAGTAAGTAGGGGCGCGTCCCATAAGAGACTAAGCCAACATCG of the Allocoleopsis franciscana PCC 7113 genome contains:
- a CDS encoding NUDIX hydrolase, whose protein sequence is MMDNSQPVEVAIAILYSSDRFLMQLRDNIPGIFYPGHWGFFGGHLDPGETPEAAVKRELWEEISYTPPWVSKFGCYSDAKVIRHVFHAPLTVEVEQLVLKEGWDMGLLTPEQIKAGHCYSQKADQVRPIGTPHQQILLEFIDQGIWTMASAARQK
- the folD gene encoding bifunctional methylenetetrahydrofolate dehydrogenase/methenyltetrahydrofolate cyclohydrolase FolD, giving the protein MDSTYAHILDGKALAQRIQAQISEEVAQLLSTFGRPPGLAVLMVGDNPASAAYVRGKERACAKAGIASFGHHFPENTSQTELEQTIEALNQDERVDGILVQLPLPDHLNAVSLLHQINPDKDVDGLHPVSLGRLVRGESGLRSCTPAGVMRLLREYQIEVKGKQAVVVGRSILVGKPMSLMLLEADATVTIAHSRTENLKELTRSADILIAAIGRTQFITADMVKPQSVVIDVGINRVSDSSGQSRLVGDVHFDTVREIAQSITPVPGGVGAMTVAMLLHNTVLSYKRSQS
- a CDS encoding divergent PAP2 family protein → MQDFGNILNNQVLLVAIIACLVAQLCKLLVELTKNRKLNLRDLVTTGGMPSAHSAFVAALAAGVGQTMGWDSPDFAIATIFAVIVMYDAAGVRQAAGKQARILNQIIDEIFTEGKDFNEDRLKELLGHTPFQVIVGLLLGIAISCLAAPAY
- the crtE gene encoding geranylgeranyl diphosphate synthase CrtE, yielding MVATEGRPAPKGESLTFDLSTYLKQRQAQVEAALDRSLPLTYPEKIYEAMRYSLLAGGKRLRPILCLATCELVGGTLEMAMPTACALEMIHTMSLIHDDLPAMDNDDYRRGKLTNHKVYGDDIAILAGDGLLAYAFEYVATQTQNVPAHQVLQVVARLGRAVGAAGLVGGQVVDLESEGNSDIQEETLTFIHTHKTGALLEACVVCGGILGGVTDEEIERLSRYAKNIGLAFQIVDDILDITATQEELGKTAGKDLLAQKATYPSLWGIEASKTKAQQLIDAAKAELELFGEKAQPLLAIADFITTRTH
- a CDS encoding DUF4333 domain-containing protein, which codes for MNQKSINPGKIKPLFFLFWLAISSMAVLASCNHTPTASSFPTATTSPSTENITQAAKVIKAEAALKNLYTEQVGLAIESVTCPEDANFQAGSIFECQAIAQGVKFGIEIQVENDEGRFDSKVKGRLLNLSKVEDLLQKAFKDKAKLDVTADCGGKRRVSKAGDIFTCKVTDKQGQVRNAQVTVKDEQGNFNVKIEGL